The following coding sequences lie in one Rothia sp. SD9660Na genomic window:
- a CDS encoding cell division protein SepF, whose product MARTLHQAMAYLGLGQVEDEAQRTERPQRRPETIYEETVFEADDQYDDYPDELTPAEGPAHISSTADRDVLLGVSPETPRSRPAPEATAGSVSVAEADDQLLEQAESTSTDWGFPGPHQQAPSYTSTALIPSFSDESSEELRRITTIHPRSYNDAKIIGESFRENIPVIMNVTDMGDTDAKRLIDFSAGLAFALNGHIERVTDKVFLLTPANLEVLGAEGTEVPVALDSDDVTPFNQA is encoded by the coding sequence ATGGCTCGCACACTACACCAGGCAATGGCCTACCTAGGCCTGGGCCAGGTAGAAGACGAAGCGCAGCGCACAGAGCGGCCCCAGCGCCGCCCCGAAACGATCTACGAAGAGACTGTTTTCGAGGCTGACGACCAGTACGATGACTACCCCGATGAGCTGACTCCCGCCGAAGGGCCCGCCCATATTTCATCAACCGCCGACCGCGACGTCCTTCTGGGTGTTTCACCCGAGACCCCCCGCAGCCGTCCGGCTCCCGAAGCAACCGCCGGTAGCGTTTCTGTGGCCGAGGCCGACGACCAGCTTCTTGAGCAGGCCGAAAGCACCAGCACCGACTGGGGCTTCCCCGGTCCCCACCAGCAGGCACCTAGCTATACCTCAACCGCCCTGATCCCCTCCTTCTCCGACGAAAGCAGCGAAGAATTGCGCCGTATCACCACCATTCACCCCCGCTCCTACAATGACGCCAAGATTATCGGTGAGTCCTTCCGCGAGAATATCCCCGTGATTATGAATGTCACCGACATGGGCGATACCGACGCCAAGCGTCTCATCGACTTCTCTGCAGGCCTAGCTTTTGCCCTGAACGGCCACATCGAGCGCGTAACCGATAAGGTCTTCCTGCTGACCCCCGCTAACCTTGAGGTTCTCGGTGCCGAGGGCACCGAGGTGCCGGTAGCTCTGGACAGCGACGACGTCACCCCTTTCAACCAGGCCTAA
- a CDS encoding FtsW/RodA/SpoVE family cell cycle protein has translation MSLAAETRSPQRPGFFRRLWGVARTKWEEAQIRLGAMVLTDVPIVLVVAATVLTLFGVMMVLSASSVEQISAGAGAFAQARSQGMFAVLGLVAMLLVGYLIPVTWYRRPWVVHTLLGLAALLLIAVIFVGTTVNGNRNWINIAGFSIQPSEFAKPIMILWLASVYSRQGRIDRGTLAQTAYKGLVPAVLGFGLIVTLILAGHDVGTVLIYALFFSAIFMAARPSRRLVAISAGLGALAALVMVAISPNRIERIFNTFAFWRDCVEATCDQANSGLAALATGGFWGVGLGQSRQKYNYLPEAHNDYIFAVVGEELGLIGAIAVLLLYAALIYCAMRILLRSSDLFIRYATIGIITWIAGQALLNIAMVVGLMPVIGVPLPLISAGGSALVSSLTGIGILIAFARQTPLNPIVGERTGIANSKMQKDAARRLALARIAEREQAVIAADPDGTGWTLDKLTTRLGALVDGRTPARPAASAPQRAQGSARTVRPSAATARPSAQTVRRSSPLSAEASAEAAMARRSSSASGARPSASVQQAHSRTTAAQPQHPARPVSPTTAAKPQTTEPQAPAPKEQKLPAGLRTIRKARKGPDQHIGG, from the coding sequence ATGAGCCTGGCAGCAGAAACCCGGTCCCCGCAGCGTCCTGGCTTTTTCCGGCGTCTCTGGGGGGTAGCCCGTACCAAGTGGGAAGAAGCCCAGATACGTCTGGGGGCTATGGTCCTGACTGATGTGCCCATTGTGCTGGTTGTTGCTGCTACCGTCCTAACCCTCTTCGGCGTCATGATGGTGCTCTCAGCCTCCAGCGTTGAGCAGATTTCTGCTGGTGCTGGGGCCTTCGCCCAGGCCCGTTCCCAGGGTATGTTTGCGGTTTTGGGTTTGGTTGCCATGCTGCTGGTGGGCTATCTGATACCCGTCACCTGGTACCGCCGCCCCTGGGTGGTTCACACCCTGCTGGGCCTGGCAGCCTTGCTACTCATTGCGGTTATTTTTGTAGGAACCACCGTCAACGGTAACCGCAACTGGATTAACATCGCCGGTTTCTCGATTCAGCCCTCTGAATTTGCAAAGCCCATCATGATTCTGTGGCTGGCCTCGGTCTACTCCCGTCAGGGACGCATCGACCGAGGTACTCTGGCCCAGACCGCCTATAAGGGCCTGGTACCAGCCGTTCTCGGCTTCGGTCTGATTGTCACCCTGATTCTGGCAGGTCACGATGTAGGTACCGTGCTGATCTATGCCCTCTTTTTCAGCGCTATTTTCATGGCCGCCCGCCCCTCCCGCAGGCTGGTCGCAATCAGCGCTGGCCTGGGTGCTCTTGCCGCCCTCGTGATGGTGGCTATCAGCCCCAACCGTATTGAACGTATCTTCAATACTTTTGCTTTCTGGCGCGACTGCGTTGAGGCAACCTGCGACCAGGCTAACTCGGGTCTGGCTGCTCTTGCTACCGGTGGTTTCTGGGGTGTGGGGCTAGGCCAGTCCCGCCAGAAGTACAACTACCTGCCCGAAGCCCACAACGACTATATTTTTGCGGTGGTTGGTGAAGAACTGGGTCTGATCGGTGCTATCGCCGTGCTGCTGCTCTATGCAGCCCTGATCTACTGTGCTATGCGTATCCTGCTGCGCTCCTCTGACCTCTTTATCCGCTACGCCACCATCGGCATCATTACCTGGATTGCAGGTCAGGCCCTGCTCAACATTGCCATGGTGGTAGGGCTTATGCCCGTCATCGGTGTGCCCCTGCCTCTTATTTCTGCTGGTGGCTCCGCTCTGGTGTCGTCGCTAACCGGAATCGGTATTCTCATCGCCTTTGCCCGCCAGACCCCGCTCAACCCGATTGTGGGGGAGCGTACCGGCATCGCCAACAGCAAGATGCAAAAGGACGCCGCCCGCCGCCTTGCTCTGGCCCGTATTGCTGAGCGAGAGCAGGCCGTCATCGCCGCAGACCCCGACGGCACAGGCTGGACTCTCGATAAGCTCACCACCCGCCTGGGAGCCCTCGTCGACGGGCGCACCCCGGCCCGCCCGGCGGCGTCCGCCCCTCAACGCGCCCAGGGGAGTGCGCGCACCGTGAGGCCCTCGGCAGCTACGGCGCGTCCGTCCGCCCAGACCGTCCGCCGGTCAAGCCCCCTGTCAGCTGAAGCCAGTGCCGAGGCCGCTATGGCCCGACGCTCTAGCTCGGCCAGTGGCGCCCGCCCCTCTGCCAGCGTGCAGCAGGCTCACTCGCGTACCACTGCGGCTCAGCCTCAGCACCCTGCCCGCCCGGTTTCGCCCACCACCGCAGCCAAGCCGCAGACCACCGAGCCGCAAGCCCCTGCCCCCAAGGAACAAAAACTGCCTGCCGGCTTACGTACGATTCGTAAAGCCCGCAAAGGCCCTGACCAGCACATAGGCGGGTAA
- a CDS encoding polyphenol oxidase family protein — protein sequence MSDALFSHRLVTLANGTRVNVAFTSAAAGNLGLHVGDDLDQTLAHRQTLEDTLLGEGASCSFSYLNQVHGTVVFDADASDRLTAETEKGLSSHEILDTAPVADAAVSREGRPLAIMVADCIPLVFVGERAVTGQPVLGVAHAGRRGLLDGVIQCQVEAMEQRGAKNIQAWIGPSICGRCYEVPEAMRQESAELIPQVYSSTSWGTPALDLPAGARAVLASLPHVTRVHSDLAACTFENERLFSHRGHTQRQEPAGRIAGLVWVEAGPLAAEAPNPSHL from the coding sequence ATGTCCGATGCTCTTTTCTCCCACCGGCTAGTAACCCTGGCAAATGGCACTCGGGTCAACGTGGCCTTCACATCGGCTGCTGCCGGTAACCTGGGCCTGCACGTGGGCGATGACCTTGACCAGACCCTGGCTCACCGGCAGACCCTTGAAGATACGCTGCTGGGGGAAGGGGCGTCCTGCAGCTTTAGCTACCTCAACCAGGTGCACGGCACCGTGGTCTTTGATGCGGACGCCTCAGACCGGCTTACTGCCGAAACTGAGAAGGGTCTTAGCTCTCACGAGATTCTCGATACTGCACCGGTCGCCGATGCCGCCGTCTCACGTGAGGGGCGGCCCCTGGCCATTATGGTGGCTGACTGCATTCCCTTGGTCTTTGTGGGGGAGCGCGCTGTAACGGGCCAGCCGGTCCTGGGCGTGGCCCACGCCGGGCGCCGGGGCCTGCTTGATGGTGTGATTCAATGCCAGGTTGAGGCCATGGAGCAGAGGGGCGCCAAGAACATTCAGGCCTGGATTGGCCCCTCAATCTGCGGACGCTGCTACGAGGTCCCCGAGGCCATGCGGCAGGAATCTGCTGAGCTGATTCCCCAGGTCTATTCCAGTACCTCCTGGGGTACTCCCGCCCTTGACCTGCCTGCCGGGGCCCGTGCCGTCCTCGCCTCCCTGCCACATGTAACCCGCGTGCATAGCGACCTTGCGGCCTGTACCTTTGAAAACGAGCGCCTCTTCTCGCACCGCGGCCATACCCAGAGACAGGAGCCTGCCGGGCGCATCGCCGGCCTGGTCTGGGTAGAAGCTGGCCCCTTGGCCGCTGAGGCGCCCAACCCCTCCCACCTGTAA
- the ftsZ gene encoding cell division protein FtsZ, translated as MDTATPQNYLAVIKVVGIGGGGVNAVNRMIEVGLRGVEFIAINTDAQALLMSDADVKLDVGRELTRGLGAGANPDVGRQAAEDHEQEIEEVLKGADMVFVTAGEGGGTGTGGAPVVARIARSLGALTIGVVTRPFTFEGRRRSNQAETGIAALRDEVDTLIVIPNDRLLSISDRNVSMLDAFKSADQVLLSGVQGITDLITTPGLINLDFADVKSVMQGAGSALMGIGSASGEDRAVKAAELAIASPLLEASIDGAHGVLLSIQGGSDLGLFEINEAARLVQEVAHPDANIIFGAVIDDALGDEARVTVIAAGFDSVNPETNSNNTNPAANQAARTQQNFGGASAAPAAGAGFGSAPAAGNSWNKGGNDVPTNAGFDVDLPPVVEDSQSARRDTLDVPDFLK; from the coding sequence ATGGATACAGCAACTCCCCAGAACTACCTGGCAGTCATTAAGGTCGTCGGTATCGGCGGCGGTGGCGTCAACGCTGTCAACCGCATGATTGAGGTTGGTCTGCGTGGCGTTGAATTCATTGCGATCAACACCGACGCCCAGGCTCTGCTCATGTCTGACGCCGACGTCAAGCTCGACGTAGGTCGTGAACTGACCCGCGGCCTGGGTGCAGGCGCTAACCCCGACGTTGGACGCCAGGCAGCAGAAGACCACGAACAGGAAATCGAAGAGGTGCTCAAGGGTGCCGACATGGTCTTCGTGACCGCAGGTGAAGGTGGTGGCACCGGCACCGGTGGTGCTCCCGTTGTTGCCCGCATCGCCCGCTCCCTGGGCGCACTGACCATCGGTGTTGTTACCCGTCCCTTCACCTTTGAAGGCCGTCGTCGCTCCAACCAAGCCGAGACCGGTATCGCCGCCCTGCGCGACGAGGTTGACACCCTGATTGTTATCCCCAACGATCGCCTGCTCTCCATCTCAGACCGCAACGTCTCCATGCTCGACGCCTTCAAGTCAGCAGACCAGGTTCTGCTCTCCGGTGTCCAGGGCATTACCGACCTGATTACCACCCCCGGTCTGATCAACCTCGACTTTGCAGACGTCAAGTCCGTCATGCAGGGCGCAGGCTCAGCTCTCATGGGTATCGGCTCAGCCTCCGGTGAAGACCGCGCCGTCAAGGCCGCCGAACTGGCTATCGCCTCACCCCTGCTGGAAGCATCCATCGACGGCGCTCACGGCGTCCTGCTCTCCATCCAGGGTGGTTCAGACCTAGGCCTCTTCGAAATCAACGAAGCTGCCCGCCTGGTACAGGAAGTTGCCCACCCCGACGCCAACATCATCTTCGGCGCCGTCATCGACGACGCTCTGGGTGACGAGGCTCGCGTGACCGTTATTGCCGCAGGCTTTGACTCGGTCAACCCCGAAACCAACTCCAACAACACCAACCCCGCCGCTAACCAGGCTGCACGTACCCAGCAGAACTTCGGTGGCGCTTCAGCAGCTCCCGCCGCAGGCGCTGGCTTCGGCTCGGCACCCGCAGCAGGTAACAGCTGGAACAAGGGCGGCAACGACGTTCCCACCAACGCCGGCTTCGACGTTGACCTGCCCCCCGTTGTTGAGGACTCCCAGTCAGCACGTCGTGACACCCTCGATGTGCCCGACTTCCTGAAGTAA
- the murD gene encoding UDP-N-acetylmuramoyl-L-alanine--D-glutamate ligase: MKASNANPVYGYERLEALTSWESDWAGLRVVVAGLGISGFSAADTLIELGARVVVVDGNDNETARGKADTLKIVGAAGSVLGPGAMDALPLVEGQPADLVVTSPGLAPTIGILADAVAQKIQIWGDVELAWRLRQREGRKVAPWLAITGTNGKTTTVGMTESILQTAGYKAIAVGNVGTPILDALRDPVDYDFFAVELSSFQLHWTYSMSPLASVVLNVAEDHVDWHAGYENYLADKARIYENTQVACIFNANYPEIVQMVEEADVIEGARAIGFWADTPGLSMLGVIDGLLIDRAFLDDRRNQALEVAEVADTGQLPTKHTVENALVAAALTRAAGIEPEQVKAGLQNYEPGAHRIQLVANTHGVLWVNDSKATNPHAANASLASFNPVIWVAGGLSKGVTYGELVAEHKDRLKAVVMIGTDTAALVTALAEQAPDVPVYKISESSLLADASDGRAVMKLAVAKAHEISEQNDTVLMAPAAASMDQFTSYVERGNAFIDAVADLVNQINS; the protein is encoded by the coding sequence ATGAAGGCAAGTAACGCAAACCCCGTCTACGGCTATGAGCGCCTGGAAGCGCTGACCAGCTGGGAATCCGACTGGGCCGGCCTGCGCGTGGTCGTAGCGGGCCTGGGTATCTCTGGCTTCTCAGCCGCTGACACCCTCATTGAACTGGGCGCCCGCGTAGTTGTGGTGGACGGTAACGATAACGAAACCGCCCGCGGCAAGGCAGATACCCTCAAGATTGTGGGCGCCGCCGGTTCAGTGCTGGGCCCCGGAGCTATGGACGCCCTACCCCTGGTTGAGGGGCAGCCCGCCGACCTCGTGGTCACCTCACCCGGCCTAGCCCCCACCATCGGTATTCTGGCCGATGCCGTAGCCCAGAAGATTCAAATCTGGGGCGATGTAGAGCTAGCCTGGCGCTTGCGCCAGCGCGAAGGACGCAAGGTCGCCCCCTGGCTGGCTATTACCGGCACCAACGGCAAGACCACCACCGTGGGCATGACGGAATCTATCCTGCAGACCGCAGGCTACAAGGCCATTGCCGTGGGTAACGTCGGCACCCCCATCCTTGATGCCCTGCGTGACCCCGTCGACTACGACTTCTTCGCAGTAGAGCTTTCCAGCTTCCAGTTGCACTGGACCTACTCCATGTCGCCCTTAGCCTCTGTCGTGCTCAACGTGGCAGAAGACCACGTCGACTGGCACGCAGGCTACGAGAACTACCTGGCCGATAAAGCCCGGATCTACGAGAACACCCAGGTCGCCTGCATCTTCAACGCCAACTACCCCGAGATCGTACAGATGGTCGAAGAAGCGGACGTCATCGAGGGCGCTCGCGCCATCGGTTTCTGGGCTGATACTCCCGGTCTTTCCATGCTGGGTGTGATTGACGGTCTGCTCATTGACCGGGCCTTCCTCGATGACCGCCGCAACCAGGCCCTGGAAGTGGCTGAAGTCGCAGATACCGGCCAGCTGCCGACCAAGCACACCGTAGAAAACGCTCTGGTTGCTGCTGCCCTGACCCGGGCAGCCGGTATTGAACCTGAACAGGTCAAGGCGGGCTTGCAGAACTACGAGCCCGGTGCCCACCGCATCCAGCTGGTGGCCAACACCCACGGGGTACTCTGGGTCAACGACTCTAAAGCCACCAACCCCCACGCTGCGAATGCTTCGCTGGCCTCCTTCAACCCTGTGATTTGGGTGGCCGGTGGCCTCTCGAAAGGCGTGACCTACGGCGAGCTGGTGGCTGAACACAAGGACCGCCTCAAGGCAGTGGTTATGATCGGCACTGATACCGCAGCCCTGGTGACAGCTCTAGCTGAGCAGGCCCCGGATGTGCCGGTCTACAAGATCAGCGAAAGCTCCCTGCTGGCCGATGCCAGCGACGGACGAGCCGTCATGAAACTGGCGGTCGCCAAGGCCCACGAGATTTCGGAACAGAACGACACCGTGCTCATGGCCCCTGCCGCAGCTTCAATGGACCAGTTCACCTCGTATGTGGAGCGCGGGAACGCCTTCATCGACGCGGTGGCCGACCTGGTCAACCAAATTAACTCCTAA
- a CDS encoding cell division protein FtsQ/DivIB gives MADEKKPRIRLNSAKVSQLPGAGDNLVDISENSRFAQWRQAQEEERQSGQNEPQRLPSAPVQLRPKRRAVGSWKKWAYGAGALVLTTLIFVGVVFFSPLLATRTITVEGASLLDETTVQQQLSQLQGVPMTRISESEVASLIGNENVLYGVTLQATPPHELVVQLHERVPVAVVENEGSFVLVDNEGVQLGTAASVEDAGVPLVAGGLDILESAAFSTVTGVLAALPTSILSQVSEAKADSASTITLEMVDGTQVVWGTPEGSDLKAKVLVQLMDSVGSQQAVETYDVSSPLVPTVK, from the coding sequence GTGGCTGATGAAAAGAAGCCCCGTATTCGCTTGAATTCCGCTAAGGTAAGCCAGCTACCAGGGGCTGGCGATAACTTGGTAGACATCTCTGAAAACAGTCGTTTCGCCCAGTGGCGCCAGGCCCAGGAAGAGGAACGGCAGAGCGGGCAGAACGAGCCCCAGAGGCTGCCTTCTGCTCCCGTGCAGCTGCGCCCCAAACGTCGGGCAGTCGGCAGCTGGAAGAAGTGGGCCTACGGGGCGGGTGCCCTGGTGCTCACTACCCTGATTTTTGTGGGGGTTGTTTTCTTCTCGCCCCTGCTGGCTACCCGGACGATTACGGTAGAAGGCGCTTCTTTGCTGGATGAGACTACCGTGCAGCAGCAGCTGAGCCAGCTCCAGGGAGTTCCCATGACCCGCATTAGTGAGTCTGAGGTTGCCTCTTTGATCGGCAATGAGAATGTGCTCTACGGGGTGACTCTGCAGGCAACTCCTCCCCACGAGCTGGTGGTGCAGTTGCATGAGCGGGTGCCCGTGGCCGTGGTGGAGAACGAGGGTAGCTTCGTGCTGGTTGATAATGAGGGAGTCCAGCTGGGCACCGCGGCCTCGGTTGAGGACGCCGGCGTTCCGCTGGTTGCCGGAGGCCTGGATATTCTGGAATCGGCTGCTTTTAGTACCGTAACCGGTGTGCTGGCGGCCTTGCCGACCTCGATTCTGTCTCAGGTGTCTGAGGCTAAGGCCGACTCTGCATCAACCATTACCCTAGAAATGGTAGACGGGACGCAGGTGGTTTGGGGGACCCCAGAAGGTAGCGACCTTAAAGCTAAGGTTCTAGTTCAGCTTATGGACTCGGTGGGTAGCCAGCAGGCCGTAGAAACCTACGATGTCTCAAGCCCCCTCGTCCCCACCGTAAAATAG
- the murG gene encoding undecaprenyldiphospho-muramoylpentapeptide beta-N-acetylglucosaminyltransferase, producing MTHAPTVVLAGGGTAGHINPMLAIARALQEREPDVTIMTVGTENSMEARLVPAAGYDISFIPKVPFPRRPNLDAIKFPGRFRASLKQAEKILTDTGADVLVGVGGYVCTPMYLAARKLGVPVVIHEANAKPGLANKVGAKNAALVATAFPDTPIAGARTVGMPMRQNIADLDRASEQGAARERLGLDPALPTLVVTGGSLGALSLNRAVAEIIDEIAPAGYQLLHITGRDKAVKDDSGQLRTAPGYQQVEFITSMEDVYAAADLMIVRSGAATVSEVAAVGLPAIFVPLPIGNGEQALNARSLVAAGAALLVDDSDFTASWFRQNVPALLADTDKLTDMAEKSYRHGIRDAAQVMADEVLKAARA from the coding sequence ATGACCCACGCACCCACTGTCGTGCTGGCAGGCGGCGGCACAGCCGGGCATATTAACCCCATGCTGGCTATCGCCCGAGCCCTCCAGGAGCGCGAGCCTGATGTCACCATCATGACCGTCGGCACCGAAAATAGCATGGAGGCCCGGCTCGTACCGGCAGCGGGCTACGACATCAGCTTCATCCCGAAGGTTCCCTTCCCCCGCCGCCCCAACCTTGACGCCATCAAGTTCCCCGGCCGGTTCCGGGCCTCGCTCAAGCAGGCCGAGAAGATTCTGACCGACACCGGGGCGGACGTCCTGGTGGGCGTGGGCGGTTACGTGTGCACCCCCATGTACCTGGCAGCCCGCAAGCTGGGCGTGCCCGTAGTAATTCACGAGGCCAATGCCAAGCCCGGCCTCGCCAACAAGGTAGGTGCGAAGAATGCAGCCCTGGTAGCTACCGCCTTCCCCGATACCCCCATCGCCGGTGCCCGCACCGTGGGTATGCCTATGCGCCAGAACATCGCTGACCTCGACCGCGCCTCTGAACAGGGCGCTGCCCGGGAGCGCCTGGGCCTTGACCCCGCCCTGCCCACCCTGGTGGTCACCGGCGGGTCCCTGGGAGCCTTGAGCCTCAACCGGGCAGTTGCTGAGATCATTGATGAGATTGCTCCGGCAGGCTACCAGCTACTGCACATCACCGGCCGTGACAAGGCGGTTAAGGACGACTCCGGCCAACTCCGCACAGCCCCCGGCTACCAGCAGGTTGAGTTCATTACCTCCATGGAAGATGTCTACGCCGCTGCCGACCTTATGATTGTGCGCTCTGGTGCGGCAACCGTCAGCGAGGTCGCTGCCGTGGGCCTACCGGCTATCTTTGTTCCCCTACCCATCGGCAACGGCGAGCAAGCACTGAACGCCCGTTCCCTGGTGGCTGCCGGGGCAGCCCTGCTGGTAGACGACTCCGATTTCACCGCTAGCTGGTTCCGCCAGAATGTACCGGCCCTGCTGGCAGACACCGATAAACTTACCGACATGGCAGAAAAGTCCTACCGGCACGGCATCCGCGATGCCGCGCAGGTCATGGCAGACGAAGTACTGAAGGCGGCCCGCGCATGA
- the murC gene encoding UDP-N-acetylmuramate--L-alanine ligase: MSTSLMDLSIDLPAPLNPPFPERPALADLGRVHFVGIGGAGMSAIARLMLRTGMTVSGSDQAESAAVDSLRALGARVSVPQAAENIEDADTVVISTAIREENPELAAARARGLRVLHRSEALAATMQDSKVIAVAGTHGKTTTSSMISVMLDGLGLDPSFAVGSTIAGYNTNAHLGASGPESWFVAEADESDGSFVRYRPEIAVITNAEPDHLDFYGTNKRVFEAFNRFISSMAPGGVFVTCSDDAGAATLAAQATDAGVQVVTYGEGEGAMVRLTGITSEGTDCSSNLVWDFTVGGQQFAGQLTLTLPVPGIHNQLNATASFVCALLAGASPEEAVKALAHFSGTDRRFTLRGEAAGVKVFDDYAHHPTEVHRALETGRTVAAGHNLYVIFQPHLFSRTKEFATEFAESLSQADRSYVLDIYPAREKPMEGVTSHLITEAGFSEVHYAESTDQAIEAVVSATLPGDIIMTVGAGDVTALGRVLVEKLAAREGAAL, from the coding sequence ATGAGCACCTCACTAATGGATCTTTCAATTGACCTTCCCGCTCCCCTCAACCCTCCCTTCCCCGAGCGTCCTGCCCTGGCCGACCTGGGGCGGGTGCATTTTGTAGGTATTGGTGGGGCCGGCATGTCGGCTATCGCCAGGCTGATGCTGCGCACCGGTATGACTGTGAGCGGGTCTGACCAGGCCGAGAGTGCTGCTGTTGATAGCCTGCGTGCACTGGGTGCCCGCGTGTCGGTACCCCAGGCAGCTGAGAACATCGAGGACGCGGACACCGTGGTCATCTCAACCGCTATCCGCGAAGAAAACCCTGAGCTTGCTGCCGCCCGTGCCCGCGGCCTGCGCGTGCTGCACCGCTCTGAAGCTCTTGCAGCGACCATGCAGGACTCCAAGGTGATCGCGGTTGCCGGTACCCACGGCAAGACTACCACCTCATCTATGATTTCGGTGATGCTAGACGGCCTAGGGCTAGACCCCTCTTTTGCGGTCGGTTCTACCATCGCCGGCTACAACACTAACGCCCACCTGGGCGCATCTGGCCCCGAATCCTGGTTCGTGGCTGAAGCCGATGAATCCGACGGCTCCTTTGTGCGTTACCGCCCCGAGATTGCGGTTATTACCAACGCTGAGCCCGACCACCTGGACTTCTACGGCACTAACAAGCGGGTTTTCGAAGCATTCAATCGCTTTATCTCCTCTATGGCACCGGGCGGTGTCTTCGTGACCTGCTCTGACGATGCCGGTGCAGCCACCCTCGCAGCTCAGGCCACGGACGCCGGTGTGCAAGTTGTGACCTACGGTGAGGGGGAGGGCGCCATGGTTCGCCTGACCGGTATCACCTCTGAAGGAACTGACTGCTCTTCGAATCTGGTCTGGGACTTCACCGTAGGCGGCCAGCAGTTCGCGGGGCAGCTTACCCTGACCCTGCCGGTGCCCGGTATTCATAACCAGCTCAACGCCACGGCGTCCTTTGTCTGCGCCCTGCTGGCTGGCGCTAGCCCCGAAGAGGCCGTGAAGGCGCTGGCCCACTTCTCGGGTACCGACCGCCGCTTTACCCTGCGCGGTGAAGCCGCCGGGGTCAAGGTCTTTGATGACTACGCCCATCACCCCACCGAGGTACACCGTGCCCTGGAAACCGGCCGTACGGTCGCTGCCGGGCACAACCTCTACGTGATTTTCCAGCCCCATCTCTTCTCCCGCACCAAGGAGTTCGCTACCGAGTTCGCTGAGTCGCTGTCTCAGGCTGACCGCAGCTACGTGCTCGATATCTACCCCGCCCGTGAGAAGCCGATGGAGGGCGTTACCAGCCATCTCATCACCGAGGCCGGTTTCTCCGAGGTGCACTACGCTGAGAGCACCGACCAAGCTATCGAGGCCGTGGTGTCTGCCACCCTACCCGGCGATATCATCATGACCGTTGGTGCCGGTGACGTGACCGCCCTGGGCCGGGTACTGGTAGAGAAGCTTGCTGCCCGTGAAGGTGCTGCGCTCTAG
- a CDS encoding YggS family pyridoxal phosphate-dependent enzyme, whose translation MTLTYSLERRAELSDRLAQVQVRIQDAAEDMSGARTASSPLPELIVVTKFFPASDAAALYDVGVRAVGENRDQEASSKARELAAYTGSDDPLRWSFIGQLQTNKAKSVVQYAHEVQSVDRPQLADALSKAYVNRLARYENGEVDAPASLAHGGLRCLIQVGLDTTVEATAGQAALGARGGVDPTEILALADNISSLPGLTLGGLMAVAPLGQHAAAAFERLHGYSQQLLEHYPEATTISAGMSHDLAEAIRWGATSVRVGSSIMGSRLAL comes from the coding sequence ATGACCCTGACCTACAGCCTCGAACGCCGTGCAGAACTCAGCGACCGCCTAGCCCAGGTGCAGGTCCGCATCCAGGACGCTGCGGAAGATATGAGTGGCGCCAGAACCGCCTCGTCCCCCCTGCCCGAGCTGATTGTGGTTACTAAGTTTTTCCCGGCCTCAGATGCCGCCGCCCTGTACGATGTGGGTGTGCGCGCTGTGGGTGAGAACCGCGACCAGGAGGCCTCTAGCAAGGCTCGTGAGCTGGCCGCCTATACGGGCAGTGATGACCCGCTGCGCTGGTCCTTTATCGGCCAGCTGCAGACCAACAAGGCTAAGTCTGTGGTGCAGTATGCGCACGAGGTGCAGTCGGTTGACCGCCCCCAGCTTGCCGATGCCCTCTCTAAGGCCTACGTCAATCGCTTGGCCCGCTACGAGAACGGTGAGGTTGACGCTCCGGCCTCACTGGCACACGGTGGTCTGCGCTGCCTTATCCAGGTAGGGCTCGATACCACCGTTGAAGCCACCGCCGGGCAGGCTGCCCTGGGCGCGCGTGGGGGAGTAGACCCCACCGAGATTTTAGCCCTCGCCGATAACATCAGCTCCCTGCCGGGCCTTACCCTGGGCGGGCTCATGGCGGTTGCCCCGCTAGGTCAGCACGCCGCAGCCGCCTTTGAGAGACTGCATGGTTACTCCCAGCAGCTGCTGGAACACTACCCCGAGGCCACCACTATATCAGCGGGTATGAGCCACGACCTGGCTGAGGCCATACGCTGGGGAGCTACCTCGGTGCGGGTTGGCTCTTCGATTATGGGATCCCGCCTGGCCCTATAG